In Seriola aureovittata isolate HTS-2021-v1 ecotype China chromosome 17, ASM2101889v1, whole genome shotgun sequence, a genomic segment contains:
- the strada gene encoding STE20-related kinase adapter protein alpha isoform X3, whose protein sequence is MGSFLPDSSSYELLTVIGRGLDDLMTVNLARYRPTGIHVAIRRIDLESCTNDMVTYLQGELHVSKLFHHPSILPYKSVFIAENELWVITPFMAYGSARDLICTHFTDGMSELTISYILLGMLKALQYIHHMGYVHRSVKASHVLISADGQVCMSGLRSIFSLIRHGQRAKVVHDFPQYSVKVLPWLSPEVLQQNLQGYDSRSDIYSLGITACELANGHVPFKDMPATQMLLEKLNGTVPCLLDTTTIPPDELSMKPSRSGADSGICEGPGAGGIRHSNGEPSSSSGGHPYNRTFSPHFHAFVELCLQRDPEKRPSATTLINHPFFKQIKRQPSEALPELLRPVSPITSFDSSQPQDSPSGLASLESGLSHLEVDDWDF, encoded by the exons ATGGGCAGCTTCCTCCCCGACAGCAGCTCATACGAGCTCCTCACTGTTATCG gccGGGGCTTGGACGACTTGATGACTGTGAACCTGGCTCGATATAGACCCACAGGGATACATGTAGCTATCCGACGGATTGACTTGGAGTCATGCACTAATGACATGGTTACATACCTGCAG gGTGAACTCCATGTGTCAAAGTTGTTTCACCACCCCAGTATTCTACCCTACAAGAGTGTCTTTATAGCTGAAAATGAACTGTGGGTCATCACCCCCTTCATGGCTTATG GGTCGGCCAGAGATCTGATCTGCACACATTTCACTGATGGTATGAGCGAGCTGACCATCTCCTACATTTTACTGGGCATGCTAAAAGCTCTTCAATACATCCACCACATGGGATATGTGCACCG GAGTGTGAAAGCCAGCCACGTATTGATCTCAGCAGACGGACAGGTTTGCATGTCAGGTCTGCGGAGTATCTTCAGTCTGATCCGTCACGGGCAGAGGGCCAAAGTTGTTCATGACTTTCCTCAGTACAGCGTCAAGGTGCTGCCTTGGCTCAGCCCTGAAGTGCTGCAACAG AACCTGCAGGGCTACGACTCTCGGTCAGACATCTACAGCCTCGGCATCACAGCCTGTGAACTGGCAAATGGACATGTCCCCTTCAAAGATATGCCAGCTACACAG ATGCTGCTGGAGAAGCTAAATGGCACGGTGCCATGTTTGCTGGACACCACCACTATTCCACCAGATGAGCTGTCCATGAAACCGTCTCGCTCTGGGGCCGACTCTGGGATCTGTGAGGGTCCGGGAGCCGGAGGGATCAGACACTCCAACGGAGAGCCTTCCTCCTCATCAGGAGGACACCCCTACAACCGAACGTTCTCCCCGCACTTCCACGCCTTTGTTGAGCTGTGTCTACAGCGAGACCCAGAAAAGAG ACCGTCTGCCACCACTCTCATAAATCACCCCTTCTTCAAACAG atcaAACGCCAACCCTCAGAAGCGCTGCCTGAGCTGCTGCGGCCCGTGTCACCCATCACCAGCTTCGACAGCTCCCAGCCACAGGACTCTCCCTCTGGACTGGCcagtctggagtctggtctcaGCCACCTGGAGGTGGACGACTGGGACTTCTGA
- the strada gene encoding STE20-related kinase adapter protein alpha isoform X2, with protein sequence MSFLAHEDSQESLTSLPRRDTMGSFLPDSSSYELLTVIGRGLDDLMTVNLARYRPTGIHVAIRRIDLESCTNDMVTYLQGELHVSKLFHHPSILPYKSVFIAENELWVITPFMAYGSARDLICTHFTDGMSELTISYILLGMLKALQYIHHMGYVHRSVKASHVLISADGQVCMSGLRSIFSLIRHGQRAKVVHDFPQYSVKVLPWLSPEVLQQNLQGYDSRSDIYSLGITACELANGHVPFKDMPATQMLLEKLNGTVPCLLDTTTIPPDELSMKPSRSGADSGICEGPGAGGIRHSNGEPSSSSGGHPYNRTFSPHFHAFVELCLQRDPEKRPSATTLINHPFFKQIKRQPSEALPELLRPVSPITSFDSSQPQDSPSGLASLESGLSHLEVDDWDF encoded by the exons ATGTCTTTTCTT GCCCATGAGGACAGTCAGGAGAGTCTGACCTCGCTCCCTCGTCGGGACACCATGGGCAGCTTCCTCCCCGACAGCAGCTCATACGAGCTCCTCACTGTTATCG gccGGGGCTTGGACGACTTGATGACTGTGAACCTGGCTCGATATAGACCCACAGGGATACATGTAGCTATCCGACGGATTGACTTGGAGTCATGCACTAATGACATGGTTACATACCTGCAG gGTGAACTCCATGTGTCAAAGTTGTTTCACCACCCCAGTATTCTACCCTACAAGAGTGTCTTTATAGCTGAAAATGAACTGTGGGTCATCACCCCCTTCATGGCTTATG GGTCGGCCAGAGATCTGATCTGCACACATTTCACTGATGGTATGAGCGAGCTGACCATCTCCTACATTTTACTGGGCATGCTAAAAGCTCTTCAATACATCCACCACATGGGATATGTGCACCG GAGTGTGAAAGCCAGCCACGTATTGATCTCAGCAGACGGACAGGTTTGCATGTCAGGTCTGCGGAGTATCTTCAGTCTGATCCGTCACGGGCAGAGGGCCAAAGTTGTTCATGACTTTCCTCAGTACAGCGTCAAGGTGCTGCCTTGGCTCAGCCCTGAAGTGCTGCAACAG AACCTGCAGGGCTACGACTCTCGGTCAGACATCTACAGCCTCGGCATCACAGCCTGTGAACTGGCAAATGGACATGTCCCCTTCAAAGATATGCCAGCTACACAG ATGCTGCTGGAGAAGCTAAATGGCACGGTGCCATGTTTGCTGGACACCACCACTATTCCACCAGATGAGCTGTCCATGAAACCGTCTCGCTCTGGGGCCGACTCTGGGATCTGTGAGGGTCCGGGAGCCGGAGGGATCAGACACTCCAACGGAGAGCCTTCCTCCTCATCAGGAGGACACCCCTACAACCGAACGTTCTCCCCGCACTTCCACGCCTTTGTTGAGCTGTGTCTACAGCGAGACCCAGAAAAGAG ACCGTCTGCCACCACTCTCATAAATCACCCCTTCTTCAAACAG atcaAACGCCAACCCTCAGAAGCGCTGCCTGAGCTGCTGCGGCCCGTGTCACCCATCACCAGCTTCGACAGCTCCCAGCCACAGGACTCTCCCTCTGGACTGGCcagtctggagtctggtctcaGCCACCTGGAGGTGGACGACTGGGACTTCTGA
- the rnf113a gene encoding E3 ubiquitin-protein ligase RNF113A — MAESEEPKAGSCTFLFKKSTKKFSGRKRKASDSDKDGNSDEDQSSVVRREKKDTRVNPMIQKTKKVERDAVSSSESEEDKEDKKVTVAYKSTRSAKPEGPDDMGATATYQLDTERDKDAQAIFERSQKIQEELTGKEDDRIYRGINNYQKFIKPKDTTMGNASSGMVRKGPIRAPEHLRATVRWDYQPDICKDYKETGFCGFGDSCKFLHDRSDYKHGWQIERELEEGRYGANDDENYEVSSDDEDMPFKCFICRESFKNPIVTKCKHYFCEACALQHYRKSKRCYVCNTQTNGVFNPAKELMAKMEKHHAATDQPPSDEDD; from the exons ATGGCGGAGTCCGAAGAGCCCAAAGCGGGTTCTTGCACTTTTCTGTTcaaaaaatctacaaaaaaatTCTCCGGGCGAAAGAGAAAAGCAAGCGACAGCGATAAAG ATGGCAACAGTGACGAGGACCAGAGCTCTGTTgtcagaagagaaaagaaagacactCGAGTCAACCCTATGATTCAAAAG ACAAAGAAAGTGGAAAGAGATGCTGTATCTTCCAGTGAAagtgaagaagacaaagaagacaAGAAGGTCACTGTTGCCTACAAGTCCACACGATCAGCA AAACCAGAGGGACCAGACGACATGGGTGCAACTGCTACGTATCAGCtggatacagagagagacaaggatGCTCAGGCCATTTTTGAGAGGAGTCAGAAAATCCAAGAG GAGCTGACGGGTAAAGAGGACGATAGAATCTACCGCGGCATCAACAATTACCAAAAATTCATCAAGCCCAAAGATACCACAATGGGCAATGCCTCCTCTGGCATGGTCAG AAAAGGACCAATCCGAGCCCCTGAACACCTGAGAGCCACGGTCAGGTGGGACTACCAGCCGGACATCTGCAAAGACTATAAGGAGACTGGTTTCTGTGGTTTTGGAG ACAGCTGTAAGTTCCTTCACGACAGGTCAGACTACAAACATGGCTGGCAGATCGAGAGGGAGCTAGAGGAGGGCAGATACGGCGCCAATG ATGACGAGAACTACGAGGTGAGCAGTGACGACGAGGATATGCCCTTTAAGTGCTTCATCTGCAGGGAATCTTTTAAGAATCCTATCGTCACAAA GTGCAAGCACTATTTTTGTGAGGCCTGTGCTCTTCAGCATTACCGTAAGTCCAAGCGCTGCTATGTGTGCAACACGCAAACCAACGGTGTCTTCAACCCCGCTAAAG AGTTGATGGCGAAGATGGAGAAACATCATGCCGCAACAGACCAACCACCATCAGATGAGGACGATTAG
- the strada gene encoding STE20-related kinase adapter protein alpha isoform X1, which produces MSFLRWVSEKLSVESLRDLEIFGEQAQGLSHRKAHEDSQESLTSLPRRDTMGSFLPDSSSYELLTVIGRGLDDLMTVNLARYRPTGIHVAIRRIDLESCTNDMVTYLQGELHVSKLFHHPSILPYKSVFIAENELWVITPFMAYGSARDLICTHFTDGMSELTISYILLGMLKALQYIHHMGYVHRSVKASHVLISADGQVCMSGLRSIFSLIRHGQRAKVVHDFPQYSVKVLPWLSPEVLQQNLQGYDSRSDIYSLGITACELANGHVPFKDMPATQMLLEKLNGTVPCLLDTTTIPPDELSMKPSRSGADSGICEGPGAGGIRHSNGEPSSSSGGHPYNRTFSPHFHAFVELCLQRDPEKRPSATTLINHPFFKQIKRQPSEALPELLRPVSPITSFDSSQPQDSPSGLASLESGLSHLEVDDWDF; this is translated from the exons ATGTCTTTTCTT CGTTGGGTATCTGAGAAATTGAGTGTGGAGAGCCTGCGGGATTTGGAGATATTTGGAG AGCAAGCTCAGGGACTCTCTCACAGGAAA GCCCATGAGGACAGTCAGGAGAGTCTGACCTCGCTCCCTCGTCGGGACACCATGGGCAGCTTCCTCCCCGACAGCAGCTCATACGAGCTCCTCACTGTTATCG gccGGGGCTTGGACGACTTGATGACTGTGAACCTGGCTCGATATAGACCCACAGGGATACATGTAGCTATCCGACGGATTGACTTGGAGTCATGCACTAATGACATGGTTACATACCTGCAG gGTGAACTCCATGTGTCAAAGTTGTTTCACCACCCCAGTATTCTACCCTACAAGAGTGTCTTTATAGCTGAAAATGAACTGTGGGTCATCACCCCCTTCATGGCTTATG GGTCGGCCAGAGATCTGATCTGCACACATTTCACTGATGGTATGAGCGAGCTGACCATCTCCTACATTTTACTGGGCATGCTAAAAGCTCTTCAATACATCCACCACATGGGATATGTGCACCG GAGTGTGAAAGCCAGCCACGTATTGATCTCAGCAGACGGACAGGTTTGCATGTCAGGTCTGCGGAGTATCTTCAGTCTGATCCGTCACGGGCAGAGGGCCAAAGTTGTTCATGACTTTCCTCAGTACAGCGTCAAGGTGCTGCCTTGGCTCAGCCCTGAAGTGCTGCAACAG AACCTGCAGGGCTACGACTCTCGGTCAGACATCTACAGCCTCGGCATCACAGCCTGTGAACTGGCAAATGGACATGTCCCCTTCAAAGATATGCCAGCTACACAG ATGCTGCTGGAGAAGCTAAATGGCACGGTGCCATGTTTGCTGGACACCACCACTATTCCACCAGATGAGCTGTCCATGAAACCGTCTCGCTCTGGGGCCGACTCTGGGATCTGTGAGGGTCCGGGAGCCGGAGGGATCAGACACTCCAACGGAGAGCCTTCCTCCTCATCAGGAGGACACCCCTACAACCGAACGTTCTCCCCGCACTTCCACGCCTTTGTTGAGCTGTGTCTACAGCGAGACCCAGAAAAGAG ACCGTCTGCCACCACTCTCATAAATCACCCCTTCTTCAAACAG atcaAACGCCAACCCTCAGAAGCGCTGCCTGAGCTGCTGCGGCCCGTGTCACCCATCACCAGCTTCGACAGCTCCCAGCCACAGGACTCTCCCTCTGGACTGGCcagtctggagtctggtctcaGCCACCTGGAGGTGGACGACTGGGACTTCTGA